A window of Roseiflexus castenholzii DSM 13941 genomic DNA:
AGCACGACGGCGGTGCGCGAGCATCTGGCGCATCTGGAAGCGAAAGGTCTGCTGACGACGCGGCAGGCGCGTGGCGGTCCCGGTCGTCCAAGACTGGTGTACTCGCTCACACCCCGCGCCGAAGACCTGTTTCCGAAGGAGTACGATACACTGGTCACATTGCTGCTGCGCGAGATTGCGAGCCGCGAGGGGAAAGAGCGACTTGACGCGCTGCTCGAGGCGGTCGGGAAACGCCTGGCGGAAGAGTACCGTGGGCAGGTGGTCGGCGATGATGTGGAAGAACGCCTGGCACATCTGCGTGTCACGCTCGAAGCGCGCGGCATTCCGGTGGAAGTGACGCCGGACGGCGCATTGCAGGTGTTCGCCTGCCCGTACCACGACGTGGCGCAAGAGCATGCCGGCGTGTGCATCATGGAGCGTCGTATGCTCGAGCAGGTGCTCGGCGAGCGGGTGGAGATTGAGGGCACCATTCGCGAAGGGCGTCGCAATTGTCATTTCCAGATTACGCGGTCTTCGGAGTAGCGCCGCACATCACCGGGTATTCAATCGTTGAAACTGAGCACACAGGAGTTCCTGCATTGAACAGCGATCTGGTCATCAAGGATTTGCGCGTCAGCGTCGAAGACAAAGAGATCCTCAAAGGGGTCAATCTCACCGTCAAAGCCGGTACGATCCACGCGATTATGGGGCCGAACGGCAGCGGCAAGAGCACGCTGGCGTATACCCTGATGGGACATCCCGGCTACACGGTCACCGGCGGCGAGGTCTGGTACCGTGATCACAACATTCTCGAACTCGAACCGGACGAGCGCTCAAAACTCGGTCTCTTCCTCGCCTTCCAGTATCCGGTCGCCATTCCGGGGGTGACGGTGGCGAACTTCCTGCGCGCTGCGATCAATGCGCATCGCGCCGAGGAGGGGAAGGACCCGAAGGAAA
This region includes:
- a CDS encoding helix-turn-helix transcriptional regulator, translating into MTLAQYTEDTPAGKILTYLRRHGEATIKDLEELLGISTTAVREHLAHLEAKGLLTTRQARGGPGRPRLVYSLTPRAEDLFPKEYDTLVTLLLREIASREGKERLDALLEAVGKRLAEEYRGQVVGDDVEERLAHLRVTLEARGIPVEVTPDGALQVFACPYHDVAQEHAGVCIMERRMLEQVLGERVEIEGTIREGRRNCHFQITRSSE